The following coding sequences are from one Bradyrhizobium sp. 200 window:
- the pstS gene encoding phosphate ABC transporter substrate-binding protein PstS, with product MNFLRTIVAAGMVAASTSAFAADITGAGATFPFPLYSKWADAYKKETGNGLNYQSIGSGAGIKQIQAKTVTFGASDMPLKPEQLEKDGMIQWPQAMGALVPVVNLDGIKPGELVFSGELLGDIYLGKIKKWDDPAIAKLNPKVKLPSDAITVVRRSDGSGTTFIWTDYLSKTNAEWKTKAGAGTAVEWPTGVGAKGNEGVAGNVSQTKNSIGYVEYAYAKQNKLTYGAVINKAGKTVQPTIQAFQAAAANADWVGAKNYFVILTDQPGDASWPITGATFILMHKAATDKAASQEAIKFFKWAFEKGDKMAEELDYIPMPESVVKQIEKTWSAEIKS from the coding sequence ATGAATTTCCTCAGGACAATCGTCGCTGCCGGCATGGTCGCCGCTTCGACATCGGCCTTCGCTGCCGATATCACTGGCGCGGGCGCCACCTTCCCCTTCCCGCTCTATTCGAAGTGGGCGGACGCCTACAAGAAGGAGACCGGCAACGGCTTGAACTATCAGTCGATCGGCTCCGGCGCCGGCATCAAGCAGATCCAGGCCAAGACCGTGACCTTCGGCGCGAGCGATATGCCGCTCAAGCCGGAGCAGCTTGAAAAGGACGGCATGATTCAGTGGCCGCAGGCGATGGGCGCTCTGGTGCCGGTCGTGAACCTTGACGGCATCAAGCCGGGTGAGCTGGTATTCTCCGGCGAACTGCTCGGCGACATCTATCTCGGCAAGATCAAGAAGTGGGACGATCCGGCGATCGCCAAGCTCAATCCCAAGGTGAAGCTGCCCTCGGACGCGATCACGGTGGTGCGCCGTTCGGATGGCTCCGGTACCACGTTCATCTGGACCGACTATCTCTCGAAGACCAATGCCGAGTGGAAGACAAAGGCCGGTGCCGGCACCGCGGTTGAGTGGCCGACCGGCGTTGGCGCCAAGGGTAACGAAGGTGTTGCCGGCAACGTCAGCCAGACCAAGAACTCGATCGGCTACGTCGAATACGCCTATGCCAAGCAGAACAAGCTGACCTACGGTGCTGTCATCAACAAGGCCGGCAAGACCGTGCAGCCGACCATCCAGGCGTTCCAGGCCGCGGCCGCCAATGCCGATTGGGTCGGCGCCAAGAACTACTTCGTCATCTTGACCGACCAGCCCGGCGATGCGTCGTGGCCGATCACCGGCGCGACCTTCATCCTGATGCACAAGGCTGCGACCGACAAGGCGGCGTCCCAGGAAGCCATCAAGTTCTTCAAGTGGGCTTTCGAGAAGGGCGACAAGATGGCCGAAGAGCTCGACTACATTCCGATGCCGGAATCGGTGGTCAAGCAGATCGAAAAGACCTGGTCGGCCGAGATCAAGAGCTGA
- the pstA gene encoding phosphate ABC transporter permease PstA produces the protein MNPIYVSRRRNNIIVKFLCLGAALFGVTWLALILFTLFYNGLAGLNLAVFTQDTPPPGSTDGGLRNAIIGSIMMTVIGVGIGAPLGLFAGTYLAEYGKHDKLTSVIRFINDILLSAPSIIIGLFIYGAIVVPMGGFSAFAGCLALAVIVIPVVVRTTEDMLGLVPNPLREAASALGLPRSLVIRRIAYRAARAGLITGVLLATARVAGETAPLLFTALSNQFFSLDMTKTMANLPVTINNFVQSPYVYWKQLAWSGALLITLTVLALNIGARILGAERTAK, from the coding sequence ATGAACCCGATTTACGTATCCCGCCGCCGCAACAACATCATCGTCAAGTTCCTGTGCCTGGGCGCCGCGCTGTTCGGCGTGACCTGGCTGGCGCTGATCCTGTTCACGCTGTTCTACAACGGCCTTGCCGGCTTAAATCTTGCCGTCTTCACCCAGGATACGCCGCCGCCGGGTTCGACCGATGGCGGCCTGCGCAACGCCATCATCGGTTCGATCATGATGACCGTGATCGGGGTCGGCATTGGCGCGCCGCTAGGCCTGTTCGCCGGAACTTACCTCGCCGAATACGGCAAGCACGACAAGCTCACTTCGGTGATCCGCTTCATCAACGACATTCTGCTGAGCGCGCCGTCGATCATCATCGGCCTGTTCATCTATGGCGCCATCGTGGTGCCGATGGGCGGCTTCTCGGCCTTTGCCGGCTGTCTGGCGCTCGCCGTGATCGTGATCCCCGTGGTGGTGCGCACCACCGAGGACATGCTGGGGCTGGTGCCCAATCCGCTGCGCGAGGCGGCGTCCGCGCTCGGCCTGCCGCGCTCGCTGGTGATCCGGCGGATCGCCTACCGCGCCGCGCGCGCCGGCCTGATCACCGGCGTCCTGCTGGCCACCGCCCGCGTCGCCGGCGAAACCGCGCCGCTGTTGTTCACCGCGCTCTCCAACCAGTTCTTCAGCCTGGACATGACCAAGACGATGGCGAACCTGCCGGTCACCATCAACAACTTCGTGCAGAGCCCCTATGTCTACTGGAAGCAGCTCGCCTGGAGCGGAGCCCTGCTGATCACGCTCACCGTATTGGCCCTGAATATTGGCGCGCGCATCCTTGGCGCCGAGAGGACAGCAAAATGA
- the pstC gene encoding phosphate ABC transporter permease subunit PstC, with protein MAVESDVMEAAGPYDRARALSAFKLGDVTFYWITRACAISVLLILGGIILSLIVGAWPAIREYGAAFLWTQRWAPSADPPVLGALGPVYGTLVTSFIAMMIAIPVGLGIAVFLTEICPLWLRRPIGLAVELLAGIPSIIYGMWGFFVLGPFLANTFQPFMISVFDGVPVLGTIFAGPPSYLSLFNASLILAIMVLPFITAISVDVFKTVPPVLKEAAYGVGCTTWEVVRNVVIPYTRVGVIGGIMLALGRALGETMAVTFIIGNSFKIQSSIFAPGTTISAAIASEFAESDGLHQSGLILLGLLLFVLTFFVLAAARLMLMRLEKKAGN; from the coding sequence ATGGCGGTCGAAAGCGACGTGATGGAAGCTGCAGGACCCTACGATCGCGCACGGGCCCTCAGCGCATTCAAGCTCGGCGATGTCACCTTCTACTGGATCACGCGCGCCTGCGCGATCTCGGTTCTCCTCATTCTAGGCGGCATCATCCTTTCGCTGATCGTCGGCGCCTGGCCGGCGATCCGGGAATATGGCGCGGCCTTCCTGTGGACGCAGCGCTGGGCGCCGTCGGCCGATCCGCCGGTGCTGGGTGCGCTCGGCCCGGTCTACGGCACCTTGGTCACGTCCTTTATTGCGATGATGATCGCCATTCCGGTCGGCCTCGGCATCGCGGTGTTCCTGACCGAAATCTGCCCGCTCTGGCTGCGTCGCCCGATCGGCCTCGCCGTCGAGCTGCTCGCCGGCATCCCCTCGATCATCTACGGCATGTGGGGCTTCTTCGTGCTCGGCCCGTTCCTGGCCAACACCTTCCAGCCGTTCATGATCAGCGTGTTCGATGGCGTCCCCGTGCTGGGGACGATCTTCGCCGGTCCGCCGTCCTATCTCAGCCTGTTCAACGCCTCATTGATCCTGGCGATCATGGTGCTGCCCTTCATCACCGCGATCTCGGTCGACGTCTTCAAGACGGTGCCGCCGGTTCTGAAGGAAGCGGCTTACGGCGTCGGCTGCACCACCTGGGAAGTCGTCCGCAACGTCGTCATCCCCTACACCCGGGTCGGCGTGATCGGCGGCATCATGCTGGCGCTCGGCCGCGCGCTCGGCGAGACCATGGCGGTCACCTTCATCATCGGCAACTCGTTCAAGATCCAGTCCTCGATCTTCGCGCCGGGCACCACGATCTCCGCCGCCATCGCTTCCGAATTCGCCGAAAGCGACGGGCTGCATCAATCCGGCCTGATCCTGCTCGGCCTCTTGCTGTTCGTGTTGACGTTCTTCGTTCTCGCTGCCGCGCGCCTGATGCTGATGCGGCTGGAAAAGAAGGCGGGGAACTGA